In the genome of Telluria mixta, the window ACTGGGGCACCAGCCCGGCCACGACCTTGTCCAACCGCTGGCCGCAGTGTTCGGGCACCAGTCCCAGGGTGATCGGGGAGTAGTCGGGACCACCAGGACCGACGTCGAGCTCGGCGTCGAGGTCCTCGTCCAGGTCGGGGTCGAAAAGGTTTTCCGCCGAATTCGGCGCAGCAGTTAATATCACGTCAGTCCCATCGGCTATAATCAGCCGTTCGTTGAATCTCGGTAAAACTTTCTTGCACTAAGAGCTTATGCAAAAAAAATTGTCTGTATTAGTCGTGACTAGCGTTCTGCTAAGTTTGTCAGCTTGCGGTTTGTTACCGGAAAGATCCGACGAAAACAAGAACGTGTCAGCATCGAAATTATACGCTGACGCGCAGGAGGAAATGGCTGGCGGCCACTACGAAGCCGCGATCAAGCTGTTCGAACGCCTCGAATCCAACTATCCGTTCGGCACGTACGCCGCCCAGGCGCAGATGGAAATCGCCTATGCGCACTATAAGGCGCAGGACCAGGCGGAGGCCCTGGCCGCCGTCGAACGCTTCATCAAGCTGCACCCGAACCATCCGCAGGTCGACTATATGTACTACCTGCGCGGCCTGATCAACTTCAACGACCAGATCGGCTTCCTCAGCTTCATCTACGCCCAGGATCCGACCGAGCGCGACCCGAAGGCGACGCGCGAAGCGTTTGCCGCGTTCAAGGAACTGGTCGACAAGTTCCCGAACAGCAAATACGCGCCGGACTCGATCTCCCGCATGAACTACCTGATCAATGCGATGGCGCAGTACGAAGTGCACGTGGCGAACTATTACTACCGCCGCGGCGCCTACCTGGCCGCGCTGAACCGCGCCCAGGGCGCCGTCAGCCAGTTCAGCGAAGCCCCCG includes:
- a CDS encoding outer membrane protein assembly factor BamD, with the protein product MQKKLSVLVVTSVLLSLSACGLLPERSDENKNVSASKLYADAQEEMAGGHYEAAIKLFERLESNYPFGTYAAQAQMEIAYAHYKAQDQAEALAAVERFIKLHPNHPQVDYMYYLRGLINFNDQIGFLSFIYAQDPTERDPKATREAFAAFKELVDKFPNSKYAPDSISRMNYLINAMAQYEVHVANYYYRRGAYLAALNRAQGAVSQFSEAPAREEALFIMIRAYDKLGMFDLRDDTQRVFTMNYPNSRFLGGKGTGDAPWWKFWAKAGPKPAPKDAVQ